cttttttcccttttcatctCAAGCTATCTCCCCCTCTTTCACACCACTGTactaataaaatataacttTCTGAAAATCAgacactttaatttatttcaacagtttatacaaattgtaaataattataaaataaatattctcttCAATTTGTAATGGTAAACTTAACTCATTAAAGACAATCTTGTAGTGgaagtgtatatgtgtgtgggcataacatttatatttttgtattaaaaaatgtgttttcattcagaTGTGTTTGTCATGTGTGCATTAGTCTCTCTACTCCTCCTCCTTGGTAATGGGAAATTCCAGCGATGACCTGAACCGAACAGGCACCTCCTGCTCCTCACTGATTGGTAGCTTGGCTACGGGGGCGTGGATCCGCAGCTGTCCATCATCCATCAGGGAACAGGAGAGGCCCGACAGATCCAGATGAGGGGGAAGGTCGATCTTCTGGACAAATCCCATCTGTGACGAGGCTGATGAGCAGAAGGAGgcgcaggaggaggaggaggcggaggactGGCTTTCTTCTGCTCCGGCCTGCTTCATGGCCACCACCGCCAGGCTACGCCCCTCCAGTTTGACAGTGATGTCATTTGGGGCATAACCGCGAGCATCTAGGGTCACCAGGAGGTCATTGTTGTTTGCTGTGGCCAGCTGGGCTTCCTTGTGCAGCTCCATGCTgggagtctctctctctttagcaTCACTTAACCTGGAAAAAGAAGCAGTATCTAGATCAGAATCAGCTCCATGACTCCACTAGTAACTGAGGGTGTTTTCAAACCTGCGTTTGTTAGCCCGGTTAAATCAGACATTTGGGTAAATCAATTGTACTCATGTACGGACCAAACAACCACATTGAGACTGTCATGAGTAAGTGTTATTGGACTGGTCATGAATTAATTCTAGAGCAATTTGATTCAACTGCTCCTGTAGCCAGGTGTGCTTTGCATTCTGGGAATGCAGAAGCGTGAAATCAACAGATGCTGGCAGCTGGCAGAAGAGTAAATTGAGGCTTTTCGTGATTCATTCACTTGAAGAAAGAAACCATGGGGAAAACCCATCATCTTCCCCAACTCATCCACTGAATCTGAGCAGAGCAAACCAACCATAGGTTTGAAAGCGCCCTTAACAAAGCCAATCAGGTGAAACCACTACTAAGTAACCCATTTATTGTACATACCTCATCATAGTGGAGGAAATAAGAGGAAACTGGCTAAATTTGAGCAGGTGGGGCCTATCGTGAATTCCCCTCAGAAGGCTGTCGGCCACTTTGGTTCTCTGGTTGAAGAAGTCTTGCTGCAGTGATGAAAGGGCCTTGTGACTCAGCGGCCAAAGCAGCCGGTCCTGGCTGAAGAAAGGGTCGTCGCCGAACAAGCCGGTCAAGGATGCATGCTGGGACATCATATCAGCGGTAGTTATAGACAGAAGCTTGACTTGCAACCTTCAAAGCGTCAGTTATCTTGTTGCAAATTTCCTCTCTCAGACTTGATATCTTTAGTCTCCGGTGAAGTGTGAGAACTGAGAGCTTCCagagtttcttcttcttgttaGTCTTCTATCGGGTGGTTTGGGACATTGCACAGGACTCCTCTCCTTTATATACCGCAGCTGTCCCGCTCCGTCCCTCCGGCCGTGCTATTTACGCTCCATGAGCTCACTGCTGTTTGTTAGCGTGTGCCAGCAAGGTCAGGAATGCCCTGCAACTCATCAAAAGGCTAAAGACAGCTCATGGTCAtatcctgtttgtgtttgagcgCATGCGGCTATGTTCACACTGAATCTGAATTTTGCTTGCTAATACAGTATATGCTGCAGATACAGATTTCTAAAGTGTGTGGAAAGCAAAAATATTAGCTCATTATCCATTTTTCATGTTGCGGTATCAGAATATCTGTGTCGATAGCAAAAAATAAGTGATGGGGAAATGTCGTTGGcactttatttaacaaatatattttaatttaaaacaaactttactGGTGAAAGCAAACACCAATTCaagtgagaggaaaaagaaaggaaaaatgtatttcagtccCCTCAGGCAGTTCAGTGTATGGACATGAACTACTCAttggtttgagaaaaaaaacacacagttttaaatatatattctgccTAGTGACGACTGGTTAATAAAGTTAGGACaagctttgttttttatcattaaacatgtttaatacatttaattatttttaatgtcataTTAATAAGTTAAATACAAGTTAATAATCAAGTTGTTGaagttatttattcaaatatttccaATCACCTTAGTCTAAACTTCTAAGTTAATTTCATAATATTATACTTTAGTTTAAAGTTTCACATACTCTTGAGCTTCTCGTAAATTAAGAACTTGTAGAAAATGATAACTTATATTTTGAGAATGAGGAAGAGTTTTCTGTCAGGACTGagttaacattgtaaaaaacTTTTTGTGATTAATGGGAAATACAAGAAAAGGCAGACACAAGGACAAAGGTGCTCCtctctaattgtttttttatttcatttgagtttAAACACCAAAGTGGTGGGACTAATAGAGTGTTTAATTAACACATGCAGGGTTAAATAATAAGGGCAAAGTCCATCAGAAttctttaatcatttaattattctaTACTGTCTCAATCGTGGCCTCAAGtttagtttatatttttgtatttaaaagaatgaaatgctaacaaagaaataatttattcgaggatttaaaataaattgggTAGAAACATGTAATAGAAGTGCCCAtaacaaattacaaataaattcGACGTGATAACGCCAAAGGACCAACAAGAATATAACAGctttcacaaaaacagagtAATATTCAGAAATAAACCGGAGAGAATTGTCAACATCCAGTGTGATCACTGTTTTatctgataataaataataataaattgtcCAAAAAGCATCTTAGTACTTAGCCCAGTCCTCTCGGAATGCAACATTTTGAGAATATTTGTTGCCTTCTAACGGCTCTCAGTATGACAACAGCTAAAACTCCCTTCCATTCGGCTGAACACACAGTTTCACCTCTGTTATTGTATGGATTAATACCAAGCGAGAAAGTCCTCTTATAGTGGATGAGTggtcaacaaacacaggacttccaCGCAGatgactgctgtttgtgtcttgtgtgaaaccaaaagtcaatgttgacttcgCGCTTGTTACATAACTTTCCATAAGAAAGTCCACCGATGGAGCTTCTTTGTGTGGTACCAGAACAGATCTTTCGCTGCCATTGTGGCATACAGACATGATTTTTTAATTGTCTAAGTGCCAAATTGTAaacatccatttatttttttcccaacagATAAACTGACAACCAAGAATCCGACTTTAGCAGCTGGTCAGAATTTAGCATGTCCACCAGCAATGTGAACAAAGCCTGTCTTGTCTCAGGTTACGTGGCTTCTTCACTGCCTCTTCCATGGATGAGCTCAGAGAGCTATTATTTCCCAGAGTTTGTCCGCATGTGTGTGAAGCAAGTGTGCTAACGTTACAAGAACCAGTGTCATATCTATTTGTGGCTGTCTCGGCGTGAGCACTGTAAAACTGCCTTCATGCAATTGGCTTAAACGGTGAACTGGCTCacatgtgattggcttaaaaCAGCTAAATCATTGTGGTATTTTCTCACTTCTGCTGTCCACTGTATGCTGAGACAAATTAAATCTATTATTCGGATATTCTGGTATGTGGTtaacagtatttgttttaatctcCAAGCATTTAAAACGGGTGTTACATGTGTTCCGTCCAGTGTGGTCATTTTAAGCCTTTGCATTGGAATAGGTGTTCCTGGTGATTTTGATACACACAATTGGATTGAAGTTGGATGGATTAAGACATAATCagactgaaaaaagaaagatagtAACCTTCAAGTCATCCGGAGGACcactgcaaaaataaacaagtgttACAGTGAACCAAGGGATGCCAGGGACAGAAATAGAAAGGGAGATTCAAGATGGCTGCCGATTCCTCAGCTCTAAATAACCGGACTACTTTTATACCACCCAGCCAGGTCTGCTCATTATTTATGGTTGTATGAGATCATCCAGTTTAAGGAAAGATAggcattaataataatcataaagaagtttattttaataaaatataacaatataatataaaggtATATTCAATATGAAAAACTTAAATTTTAAATTtgcctttaaaacaacattaaaacatttatatatatatataacaatttatttatacaaGTGAAGTCGATAACACTGagaggaatagttcaacattttaggaaatacacttttacacattacacttttcttgctgagagtaagatgagaagattgacaccacCGTATCTGCGTAATTTATATGTAGCTGAGCATGAAGACCAAACGGGGGGAggacagctagcctggctctgtccaaaggtaacaaaattgCGCCAGTTAAATAGATTAATATAAAGAGAATGTTGTGGGAGCTGCTTTGTTGAAGGCAATAGCTCTTGGTAGGGTTTCTCAAGGCAAAGTGGTCCCAGGAGAAGGGCCAGACCAAGAGCGATTCACTGACCCTACATGAATCGGTCAGAAAACAGTTATAGCATCTTGCCCGGAAGAGGAATAGTACACACATGGGGTTCAACTGGGCACAGCCCTTATAATCTACAATCTACATCTCTGCCAGAAAGTGGTGAATAGCTGAACTGAGCTGGAGGGCAGGGCTCTCAATTTAACAGTCCATCTACCTTCCgatcctcacctatggtcatgagctttgggtagtgacggAAACAATGAGATTGCAGATACAAGCGACTGGAATGACCTTCCTTCGTAAGTAACTGGGCTCGGTATTACAGATAGGATGAGAAAGACAGTTATCCAGAGGGAGCTTGGAGTAGAGCTGCTGATCCTTCTCATCagaaggggccagctgagggaGTTTGGGCATTTTGTCAGGATTCCTCCTGGACGCCATCTTTAGAGGTTTTTGGGGCACGTCTAGACTATTAAGAGGAAAAGACCGAGCAACACCGAGACTATGTATCTTGGCTAGCATGAGGATACTTCTGGGTCCCCTAGGATGAGCTGGTTAAGGGTTGTGGAAGGGACTGTGTGCTACAATTCTTTCTATATATGTACGTGTCATTTCCCCCAAGATGCTACAGGGCCACAAGACTAACTAGTAAGGATATAACtatgatatatttttctgtgaaaattcatttttttctaatagcCAACCCTACAAAAATTTGGTTAAAAACTTTAGGAATATAGTTTGGCATATCAAAATAATGGAAATTTAATGACGATCCAGCTCTCTTGAGGAAGGATATATCAAGCTCCAATTTCTTCAGCATCATTCAACATTTCACCATCGCAAACCTCAAAGTTCAGATAAATATCCTCATGTTCTCCATAAATGTCAAGAATTGGTTCATCCAATGGCTTGGTTACATTTTCATCGACAGCTTCATCATCActagtttctttttcttctttagaaTCATGATCTTCGTTACTCTCTGGCTCCACATTATCATCACTCTCCCATTCTTCCACTTTCCCTGCTTCTTCTTTGAGTTTCTTGTTGGTGTGCACTGGATTAAGAGACTTCATGTCtataccaaaaaataaaactgctctACTATACAAAAAAAGCAACTTTCCAAATATAAATGTTGGGAATGAGTCTTACCAAAGGTTTCTCCGTTGTATGATGCCCATGTCCGACACATTTATCAGTGACAGAACAGACAACAGAAAACTGAAGTTAAAATCACGATGCTCAGAAAAACTCTGCACTGCTCATTCCTTCCTGGAAAgcttcctctttattttccGCCATATCTTTCAGCTGAAGCAGAGTACTAAAACTCAGCAGCTCGAAACCATAGAATGCAAAGTAGTCTATAGTAGCTGCAGTACCAAAGCAACACATCTATTCCTGATTCTGAGTCTTACAATTCTTGGTGATCAAGCTCAACAGAGGGGTGTACCACGAAGCGAGATAAGTGGGCTTGCAAGGTATGTTGAACCTGAAGTCAGAGGTTTTGATTCAGGTTATTACTTTATACTGCTGGGCTTGTGTATCAACTAAGTTATTTCTTATCAAACTATTAGAATACattcaattaatttaaatctgcaaagtaaataCTAACTAAAGTTAACACATACATACTATTGAGTAAAAGGTTACAATACTAACAAtaaagtacagtataaagtacctcaaaactgtacttaagtacagcacTAAAATGTACTTGCTACCTGCAAGATTTAATACAAAATAGCCATCAAGTGCACATTTAAGATCCATTCAAATAACCCTTTATCCAACAATTTGCGTTAATTATACTAATTTTAATTCAGCCAACAAAATTGAAGGTTGTACCAAGAATTTTGATGGTAAATCTGCGACTATTGTTTCTGTAAACTGCCTTGACAGacgtgagagtgagagtgaaagtAACTAAGGGGTTCGTGGCTCAGCAAATAGCCGATTGTCAACATCACTGTTCTCCTTATCATGTATTGAATCCCACCAACTCTTAAAATATTTGGCCATTTCATTTGTATATTGTATGTTCTCATCTGAGATTCAGTTGAGAGCTGTTTTGTTTGCTAGTGGCAAAAGACAAATACTTAAACAGCAATCAATGTTCAAAACCTGAATATCTGAGCAGCAAAGAATCGGAAATGCTGAACACGTACAGATTCGGGGGGTGTTGTGAAAAGGCGATTATGAGTTACTGCTCataatctgccttttttttctcatcctggctgtcctgcagcacctctcctcaccctctccctgaaatgctctgttgtagcgcttgttcctccctccagaaagcaaagtatgccctcattggtcagctagcctgctcaGCTGTGATTGAttaacgtttcacatttcaaaaaactctccctccgGAGCATGACAAATGAACATTGGTTCACAATGGGATTCAAACCCGGACCCCCTTTGTGATAGACTGCTTTCATAACCACTTCACCATGCTAGATTCAAGCTTCAGCTCTGTTCctctattttgttgtttgagaccttttacatgtacaaaaatatatataacactaaagaagggggaaaaagtggaaaagcataatagggccactttaaggtttgccacacacaacaaacatatgTGTTATGTCCctgttcttcttttctttgcagTAGCTAGCAAGCCAAATATCTAAGGTGGGCAGACTGGGGCTTAGTATCTGATATTTAAGGCACCAGTTCTCCACCAATCTTAGTACCACTTCCACTTACTTCCGAAGGATTAGAACCAGCATCAGAACCctcatctctgtgtgtttcttctgtacagctgtgtgtttgtgaagcatttttatttacatttacagagtATCAGATGTAAAGGGTAATGGGCAACTATGCCTTCAAAATGGTCATTGCCAATGCACGGTGGGAGCCTTGGATGGCATACAGGAAAATATTCAAGTTGATTCCTCCTATGATTACCTTTTTACTTGGAGCATCTACATCTTAGTACActcagtaataataaaaatctaaGAATGGAAAGTATAATCATGACAGATTCCAAATTAgtagaaaaagtagaaaaaaacttGCATCCAGACTATATGAGTCtaaaatagaatagaagaaAACAACACTTTGAAATACTGCTTACTAGGCTCTATGAGTTAATGGATAAAATGCTAGCTCTCCTGGGAAGACACAAGCCGGAGTTTCTGCTTATGGAACTGttcctgcagcagctccctTTGCAGGTGCGGGCTGCTTTGGCCAACACCAGCATCACTGACTGTCGGGAGCTGGCCGAGGAGGCCGCTAAGTTTTTTCTGGCCGGCCAACAACACTGCGCGGCCGCGCTGGAGCCGGCCCAAGCCGCTGCATGGTTACCGAGCGAGACAACGGTCGTCGccgcggcagcagcagcggggcAACGACAGAAACCTGGCCTATGTTATTACCACGCAAGGTTCGGGCCAAGGGCTAAGAGGTGCTTCTCCCCATGCAGTTTCGGTGCGACGGGAAATGCTCGGGCCGGCGCTCAGTGGCTGCCATGAGCGTCGGCCAAGCAGGC
This genomic window from Anoplopoma fimbria isolate UVic2021 breed Golden Eagle Sablefish chromosome 11, Afim_UVic_2022, whole genome shotgun sequence contains:
- the hspb9 gene encoding heat shock protein beta-9, giving the protein MMSQHASLTGLFGDDPFFSQDRLLWPLSHKALSSLQQDFFNQRTKVADSLLRGIHDRPHLLKFSQFPLISSTMMRLSDAKERETPSMELHKEAQLATANNNDLLVTLDARGYAPNDITVKLEGRSLAVVAMKQAGAEESQSSASSSSCASFCSSASSQMGFVQKIDLPPHLDLSGLSCSLMDDGQLRIHAPVAKLPISEEQEVPVRFRSSLEFPITKEEE